Within the Miscanthus floridulus cultivar M001 chromosome 2, ASM1932011v1, whole genome shotgun sequence genome, the region AACCCATCCATGCATCAGCCTTTCATCATTCTCTGTTGCTTGCCATTTCACGTGCTTAGCGACTCTGCCTCACCAGCAGCATCAGTGGGCTGCAATACACCTTCGCCGCTTCGCCGTACGTCCATGCATATGGTCGGGAGTAGCAAAGCAAAAGGCTGAGCTATCGACGTGGCTAGGGAGTGCGGCGTCGGTCATCCTCGCCAAATTTGGTCCGACTCGAGCACCTCAagacgaggaggaggtggagtGCGTCCGCGAGACAGTGGTGCAGCCGTGACTCCCCATCCTCACTTCCCCCACTCGCCAACGCGCGCATCTTCCCCATGGCGTCCCGCGACCTCGCCGCGAGCCTCCTCCCCGGCGGCGGGGGCGGAGCCTCCACCTCACACGACGAATACGAGGAGCGCGCGTACGACTCCGACGACAAGGTCTCCATCGCCATCTCCGATTCCGACGGCGAAGACGACGGCGCGCCGGCGTCGCGCCCGCCCTTCTCGTGGCGGAAGCTCTGGCGCTTCACGGGTCCGGGTTTCCTCATGTGCATCGCGTTCCTGGACCCGGGCAACCTGGAGGGGGACCTTCAGGCGGGCGCCGCCGCGGGGTACCAGCTGCTGTGGCTGCTCATGTGGGCGACGGTCATGGGCGCGCTGATGCAGCTGCTCTCCGCGCGGCTCGGCGTGGCCACGGGGAAGCACCTCGCCGAGCTCTGCCGCGAGGAGTACCCGACCTGGGCCACGCGCGCGCTCTGGGCCATGACGGAGCTCGCGCTCGTCGGCGCCGACATACAGGAGGTGATTGGCAGCGCGATTGCCATCAAGATCCTCTCGGGGGGCACCGTACCGCTCTGGGGTGGCGTCGTCATCACCGCGCTCGATTGGTAAGTTGCTTCGCTCTTGTGGTCTGTGCTTACGGTTTTGTCTTTTTACTCTCGGTTTTGAACCCCCAAAGTCCAGGAGATTATTGTTCCTGTCCATAATCATTGAACTGACCTGCTTTCTTCTTGTTTCGGGGTTTTGATGAGTAAAATCTACGAGCAAGTTTGTCAATTTTGTTGACTGCTTGGGGGATATCAAATTCCTTCCCTGTACATGCTTTTCCTctagttgattgaattggatctCTCTGTCTGCTCCTCACTGTTCTTCTCCTGAACTGCAAGTTATAAATTTCTGTTGCTGTTTTGATGAAGCGAGTAGAATTATTTCTTTCTTGTGTTGGGCATCAACGGATGGCATCTCAGGAAAGTTGATGCCTCCTGTTTGCACGATCAAGTGTTCTTGTCCGTTCTTTTTACCTTACTCCTTCAGGCATCGGATCTCTGCCTTGGATTCTTTTGGTCCGGTCTATTATTAGGTAATATAAAGTTTCGTGTCCTTTGGTGTGGCGTGCTTGGAGTCAATCGATTTTGAAAGGGATCACTCCTCTTGTTGGCTTTCTGGTGTTCCATTGCTGCTTATGGGAGCATCGTTTTTGTTTCTCTGTTCAATTACAATGTTGATGATGGATTGATGGGCATGATGGCTACCGTGTGTCGACGGGTAACATCTTTTACTCTAGAGTTAAATGCATcataggtccattaacttgtgaggatatttcgattaggtccatcaacttctaAAGtgactttttgggtccataaactttgtacgtCGTATCACCTAGGTCCATACCTCTCCACGTTGGCTTCTCGTGCTGacgtggcatgatgccgtggccatGCAGGCCAGCCGGGCAGGTCCAGCTCGCGACGCGCACCGCTCTATGCACCGGGACGACGCGCCACCGCCGGGCAGGTCCAGCGGGTCAAGCGACGCCCTGCGCCGCGCGCTGCTCCCGTCCGCGCCCACACCCCCGCCCCGGCACGGCGGGCGCTCccaccacgacggcgacggcgaggccgCGGCCGCCAGTGCCGTCGTCTCGGACGCCGACGAGAGGCGCTGCCTCGGCGCGCTCTGCGACCGCGCCTTGGCGCGCGACGACTCCGTGTTAGCCATGTAGCTCGGAAATGACGGCAGGTCCGCGCGCCACGCCCTGCGCCGGCTCGGCACCGGCTTCGACGCGGAGGTGAAGGACGCCTCGTCGAAACGGCCGCTGAGCGTCCGCGCTCTCGCGTCCGTCAGCGCCGACGGCGTCGGCGAGACCTTCTGGCACAGCAGCTCGGCCTTCGCCGGCGTGCGGCTCGGCATCGTCGTCGACGTCGAGTAGTGGCAGTAGCTGCTGTTCCGCCGCGGGGCCGCCCTCGGCACGCCGTCATCCACCTCCACGATCCGGACGTCGACGAGCGAGCTGCTTACATCCCCGACGGCGCAGCGGTGGCCATGAAGCGCCCGTGGCAGTAGCTGCTTACATCCCCGACGGCGCAGCGGTGCCCGTGGCAGTAGCTGCTTACATCCTCGACGGCGCAGCGGTGGCCGTGAAGCGcctctccggcgacggcgacgcaGGCGCCTGCAACTGCGAGTTCCGCGGCGAGCTGGAGGTGCTGGGCAGCGTGAGCCACCCGAACCTCACGCGCCTGCTGGGCTACTGCGCCGCCGACCGCGACCGCATCCTCGTCTACGAGCTCCTCGAGCGCGGCAACCTCGACGCCTGGTCGGGCGTAGGGGCGGGCGCGTCTGGTGGCGCACAGGGACACGGCCCGCTCGCGTCCACGTCGTCGCACTGCTTCTCCGAGGCCGAGGTGCATGTCGTCGTCGTGGCGTAGGACCAGGACCAGCAGCAGCAGGTCGCAGCTGCAGCCGCCGTCGTCCCTGAGGCCGCGTCGTCCACCGCGGGTGCGGTCGTCACGCTTTCGACGTCGGGGAGGAGGCACGCCTGGCGGCACTGCTCCAGCGTGAGGCTCCCGTCCACCGCGCTCCCGCTCCGTGTCGGGCACCTTGGCGTGGCGCACCGTGATGAAGCCGTCGGTGCCGTTGCGGCAGTACAGCGGCGTGGACCGCACGCACCCGTCGCGGCCGTCCCGCAGCGCCCACGCGGCGGGGGTCTTCGGGGTGAACCCGTGGAGGCAGGAGCAGACGGGCATGTTGTTGGTGTCGCACACGCCGTTGAGGCCGCAGGGAGACATCGCGTCGCACTGGTCCTTGGGAGCGTACCAGTACAGGTTCCACGCCCGCGCCGCCTCCACCCACGTCGAACGCTACAGCAGCCCTATACATGGCCAACCAGGTCGCCCGGCACGGCACTAGCACGAGCACGGTCAGGCACGGCACGGCTAGGCACGGCACTATGCGGCACGGTGGTTTAACCATGTCATGCCTGATAGTGCCGCCGTGCCGAGACCTCGGCCCAGGCACGGTCCTATGGGCGgttagccgtgccgtgccgtgctgtCGAGCATGGCAGCCCAGCGTGCCCTTGCTGGCCCGGGCACTGCAGCTCCACGCAAGGAGCGAccacgccgtcgccgtcgtcgctgCCGTTCTCGTGGCCTCGCGTCGCCGTCTGATAGGAGGACGCCATCACTGGGAGCTTCGGCGAGCGGGAGAGGGCCGAGGGAGCGcgcgagagagagaaaggaagtcCGCTATTCGGGAGCAGCAACTGGCGTCCGGGTAGCGAGCGAGGGTGAGGCGGTGGCGGCCTGCCCCGGTGACCAGCCTCCGGCGCGGCAAGAGAGAGGCCACCGGCCGCCGGCCTGCTGGGGAAGCGAGCAAGAAAGAGGAGCGGCCGGAGTCTGGAGAGCGAGAGAAAGCGGCGTGGGGGCTGGCTCTGCGCGAGCGAGCGATAGCGGCGCGGGGATGGATGGCCGGATGGGAGGAGTGGTCAGCTGGCCGGCTGGGATGTTTTTATTCTAGGGTTTTCCAATCGAGTACATCCAACGGCTTAGGAAGAATATCAAACATCCAACAGTTCATACGAATCGGGCAATATAGTGCCGGCCCAATTTCCGTGCCGTGCTCGGGCTGGCACTACGGGCCGGTGTGGCATCCCAGGCACGGGCACGACGTCGGGCCGGGCCAGGCACGGGcacgaggcctgccgtgcctcacCGGGCCTGTGCTGGCCCAGCGGGCCTAACCCGTTTGGACAACTATAAGCAGCCCGTAGATCCCCGTGCTCACGACACCCAGATGCGAGATGATCGACGCATTGTGCACCTGCATCGTCGTCCAATGTGATGGTTACTTGCATCTAATAAGCAATCAAATGGAGCTAGGTGTTGTTACGTTGTAGATAATCTGTTAATAAGTACGTACCTGGAAGCTGTAAGTTACTTCCTGCGCATTGTTTATGAAGCTGAAGGTGAAGCCGGAGTAGGTGCCGAAGCGCCAGACTTTCTCGCCGCCGTTCCAGATGAACACCTGGAGGTCGTCGTTGGTGTCCATCACCATGGCGACGGGGCCCGGGGAGGGGTCGGACGGGCTCTTCCACGACGTCAGCGTCCTGTTCTTCCTTTTCACGTAGTCGATCCCCACCTTCATCTCCGGGAGCATCGTGTCCGTCGGGTAGTCGAACCCCTCCCACGCCACGGCGCCGCCGACGCCGTCCGCGAGCACCAGGTTGCCGTTGTCGAGGATCTGGGCGGTGGGGCTCGCCAGCCTGGACGCCGGCTGGACGGACCACACGACGGTCTTGTTCCCCGCGGCAATGGCGAGCGTGCCGCCGGCGGACACGGAGAGCGTGGCGCCCTAGTTGTCCCCGACGGCGCCCGCGATCGGGGCCTCGCGGTTGGCGTGCGGTTCTCGGTTCCGGCGATTCTCCGCGTACGGAGTGAAATGTGAAACGGTTGCATTGCGCAGGCGAGGAAGGCGCTGTGCGCGCTGCGGGGGATGGTGAGGGGCCAGCTGGTGCGGCGCCAGGCCAACCTGATGCTCCGTCGCATGCAGGCGCTCGTCCACGCCCAGCGCCGCGCGCGCGCCGAGCGgctgctcctcctcgaggtcGAGGATGTCGCCTCCTCCAGGcagcaggccgccgccgccgccacgccgcgGCCCCCGCCGAGCCGGCGCTCGCCACAGCACCCGCGGTCCCGGAAGGCACCGCCATGCGCGTGGTTGGTTGCGCTGTGCTGTGCAGGAGGCGACGGAGAGGGGTTCGGAGGAGAACGACGTCCGGATCGCCGTCGTGGTGGGAGCGCCCGCCGTGCCGGGGCGGGGGTGGGGGCGGGGACGGGAGCAGCGCGCGGCGCAGGGCGTCGCTTTGACCTGCTGGACCTGCCCGGCGGTGGCGCGCCGTCCCGGTGCATGGAGCGGTGCGCGTCGCGGGCGCGTCGCGAGCTGGACCTGCCCGGCTGGCCTGCATGGCCACGGCATCCTGCCAAATCAGCACGAGAAGTCAACGTAGAGAGATATGAACCTAGATGATACGACGTTTAAAGTTTATAGATCCAAAAAGGCACTTTAAAAATTGATGGATCTAACCGAAacatcctcacaagttaatggacctctcGTACATTTAACTCTTTACTCTATATATGAGTACAACTGTTTTGGACGCAGAAAACAATCAGTACGAATGCATCCCTTGGATTAAAAATTGCAGTTCTCTGGTGATTACAATCTGCTTCCTGATCAGCTAAAAGCTGTACCACTTGTCCTGGTTTGGTGTAGCTTCTGGAGATGCTAACGTGCTGCTCGCTGATCGAATTAGGTTGCGTCCTGACATTATTGCTGTTTGCGTACTCTGCTTGCTATCTCTTCTAGTTGAGCATGTTTCATCTGTTGGTTTAATCGAGGCAGCATGATTGGGGCCTGCAGGCTGAGGAGTATTTTGCCAacggttgctgcaatcacatcaTTTTATGCCTCGTTTGggtatttatttattcttattgGTCGGTTTAATACTTCTTTTCTCTCTCCAGTTAGAGACTTGTACCCATGATCTGGGATTATTCATTCATTAAACTATGGACATATCCTTGTCTACTATCCGTACGCTACTACTTGCTGCCTATCTGTTACCCTGGTCAAACCTCCTACCTTCAGCATTACTGGTTGTTAAACAAGGTTAGGCGCTTTTAGAATATGAAATTGGCAACGATGAAAGTAACAGAAAGAATTAAATATAAGAGTTCTGCTAAATAAATcgtctagtgatgatgaaatggcAACAGTTTGTCTTTGTCTGGTAACAGTTTGTCTCTATGGTTCTCTTTTTCTATTGATCGTCTATGACTATCTGATAGAACTGTTTAGCAGAACTGATACATTTGACTCATATGGTATTTCCCTGATGCCagcttcatctttctcttcctggAGAATTATGGTGTGAGAAAACTGGAGGTGTTTTTCGCTGTATTGATTGCAACTATGGCTGTTTCATTTGCGGTTATGTTTGGTGAAACAAAGCCTAGTGGCAAGGAACTTCTGATCGGTAACTCTCGATATAACATGTCAGTAAAATCCTTTCCTTTATGTTGTATATCTTTGAGAATCTAAGGAGTTTGCTCATTTGATATTTTATACAGGTTTGGTGGTTCCAAAATTGAGTTCAAAGACAATTAAGCAAGCGGTTGGAATTGTGGGCTGCATCATCATGCCTCACAATGTTTTCTTGCATTCAGCACTAGTGCAGTCCAGGAAGATTGACACAAACAAGAAATCTCGTGTTCAAGAAGCGGTTTACTACTACAACATTGAGTCAATTCTTGCACTCATTGTGTCCTTCTTTATTAACATCTGTGTCACAACAGTTTTTGCCAAAGGATTTTATGGGTCTAAACAGGCTGACAATATAGGTCTTGAGAATGCTGGGCAGTACTTACAGGAAAAATATGGAACTGCATTCTTTCCCATCCTCTATATCTGGGCTATTGGTTTGTTAGCATCTGGGCAGAGTAGCACAATTACTGGCACATACGCAGGACAATTTGTTATGGGAGGTTTCCTTAATCTTCGATTGAAGAAGTGGCTACGAGCAATGATTACTCGAAGTTTTGCCATTATTCCAACTATGATTGTGGCTTTATTTTTCGATACTGAAGATCCTACTATGGATATTCTGAATGAAGCACTCAATGTTCTTCAATCCATACAGATTCCATTTGCTCTAATTCCTCTCATCACCCTCGTTTCAAAGGAGCAAATCATGGGGTCGTTCGTAATTGGTCCCATCACCAAAGTAAGTTTTTCTTTGAGTTTTGTTTATGGAAATTCGTGTTAGCGGAGAGTTAAATAATGATCAACTGACTGTTGCTGCTTGAGACCGTGGTACTGTTATTCCATTGTGTCATGGTGTGTCAACATCTGAAAGAACTAGAAGCTGGAGTCTTTAGTTTATTTTCTTTAGAGAAGAATCCTTAGTTTCAGTTTCCTGGTCTGCTTTAACTCACAGACATTATCAAATCAAGATGCCTTCACATGATTTTTCAGTGGTTCATACCATGGAACTTAGGCCACCTATTGAGTATTGACATGTTATCACATATACCATTGACATGTCATTCGGACTCCATATATCTATATATGGTTTGCCTACCTATGAAGCGATTGTAGATGTTTTAGTTTGCTACTTTGCTATAATTTGTCTGGTGGTATGAAGCTCCTTTGAACTAGTCTAGTAACACTGCCCATCCAAGTTTGCTGTATTGAAGCGATTGTAGATGTTTTAGTTTGCTACTTTGCTATAATTTGTCTGGTCGTATGAAGCTCCTTTGAACTAGTCTAGTAACACTGCCCATCCAAGTTTGCTGTATTGACTCATTTTATGCTCTCCTCAGGTGATTAGCTGGATTGTTACGGTATTTCTGATGCTTATCAACGGGTATCTTATACTGTCTTTCTACATTGCTGATGTCCGGGGTGCATTGCTTCGCTCAAGCTTGTGTGTTGTGTTGATTGTTTACCTTGCATTCATCGTCTATCTTGTTGTGCGAAATACTTCGCTGTATTCTCGCCTTTGCTCATCAATGTCAAAGAGCTCATGAGCGTTTCAGCATCGTCATCTGCCGCCCTGATGGGCTGGAACAGTTTGGATTGTACCGGAAGAAAACTGTCCATCCATGCAAAGCTTGTGCTGCTGCTTCTTTATTGGCTACAGAGAAGTATATATATGCATATCCCTTGTATGCTTGTATTTATGGGATGTTTGGTAGTAGGGCTTCTCCTATAGGATGGGCTAATGTACCTCCAGTCACATACTAGGGTACACGTAGCAGATAGATTTCTTATTTCTGAGGATTATGGTGATGTGTACGGTGATGTGAAAACACTATTGACAAAAAATGGTATTGCCAGATAGCTCAGGTGCCACGATTTCCTCCTGGAACTGAGCAGACGAAATTTACCGAATGATCTGTAAAGTTTAGGgtatgtttggaacgcaggaatcaaAAATACGGGaataaaaaaaacacaaaaatgggATGAGTATGTAGTggtaaaacagaggaaaggaaaaaCGCGGGAAATAACTATAAGgggtgtttggaacgcaggaatccaTAACATAAGAAAAACACGGAAAATAACTAGAAGAAGTGTGCTGCGTGAGTGAGCAAGTGTCGTAGGAAAATTTCTCTTAGCTCTTAGcacatttttttctttccttcaaAAGTACAATCTTTATTGCCTTTCCTCTGAAAAGTTTTCCTCCGAATCCTTTGATCCAAATGTGTCATCTCCATTCCTTTCCTATGGAACTAAATCCTTCACTTAAATGGGGCCTTAATGTTGCAGTCCTGGATTCCAGGAGCTCAATGCATATTCCGCTGCAGCTTGAATGGAATGTCGTGCAAGATATGAATGAGCTGTGCTTTGTGATCTACCTTAAGGTGACAGCCCTGTTCCAAATTTAATATTAGATTAGACCATAAACTTATCTTCAAGATATAAtattaatatacatatatatatatatatatattgcttgcaaacatatctttcttttctttgtaCCAAACATGTTTTCAAAATAGCATTTAACCTTTATTTCCAAACCTCCTTAGCTCTGGTTTTCTCTGGCAAATGTAGCGAGAGCCAAAACATCAAAGACTAAATCCATACATATACAAACAAGGTATGTATCATGCTTCAAGACTAAGTAAGTTTAAGGGGGATACTTTAGCTAAACTGCTACAAATGATTCCTAAGTTAATCTGCAATGGAGATAAGGTCAACTTCAGTTTATGTGTTTCGTTAGAACCACAAACAACTCTCgagtaaggccttgtttggatgcgcatgtattcctctcattccacatgtgttgaagtgcatTGGATTGGAATTAAACTAAGCTCCattccaatccactccaacacatgtggattgaagttgatacatatgcatccaaacaaggcctaacttGGATATTGAACCCGTTTTGAGTAGGATTGTAAAAAAATGGCATAATAAATACTTTATAGATTATAAGACTATTCCGTAAATGGAAATGATAAAAATAAAGACGGGCCAACAAACAATCTACATTGATGCCTTCCAAACCTAGGGTGAACCATGTGATCATCTGGACAGCTGAGGGCCCAGCGGGTAGTCCAAATAGGCCCAGGACTACCCTTAAAATTGGCCCAAAATATACTACTAGTTATCATTTTCAAGGCGTGGACCAAAAGAAGCCCAACACAGGCCTGCATTTCGTTCCTTCATCCAGACATTTGGATGTGAAACATGTTGACAATCGGCCTATTCCGAATTGGCAGATCTGTTTTCCCATTCCCGATCCCAAGAAAGAGGCACGTAGAAGTTGTAGATAGATCACATCTCCCTCTCCCATCCTCAAGAACAACACACAAGAATAGACAGGAGACACACGTATATGAGAGGGAGCCATCCCTTTATATAGATGCCTTCAAGGCATATATGGTATGACCCCATCAGGTGagaggtccttgtttggttttggtaattgagtgacaatcttaggtggactaattgtgtttatatgagatacacatgtgattagtccacaagtacatgtgtgtgagcaacatatgacatggaggtggaaatggctcagagatgttgcaaagctcacacatgtgatgatgaaggagctcattgcacatgagacataacattgagccatgtgatcaaggtggagaagatcaagacatgacttggctcgacggactggttgcaagcgtgaagggcaagttggaggctttggagtgatggaccacgtggcggtgaagcttgagcaagacttggtatcgatggacgaaggcaacggtgaaaagcaagtgaagtcaagatcgatgaaccaagacggtcatgtgatgatatgaagtggatcatatcatttggtgattggttggtgcatgtgttgcatcaacaatggaggagatggaatggaatgcgcaaggcaaaggtataacctagggcatttcatttcaccggtcatagatgtgtagagaagtttatgatcaggtttagaatagatggtcgtactatcaagaggggcaaacttgtttgcatatcggtcatctagtgccacttgagtgatctaactttgcatcgttgctagaatCGAGTGGCgcggcaagttgagtggttaactccttgaaaaatgtttgtgaaaagctaacacacgtgcacaagatgttgtacatttggtggtgttggcacatttgcaaaggagaagaagttggtgaagaaaaggagttgaatgcgctatgaaaggatcaagatgcccaagaggggggtgaattgggctaattctaaatttctttgcaataattaaattctatggttagcccaattaaccccttgtgcctagaaagtgtttctaatgttctaccgcataaaaagacttgcaacctaagttccaatcctactctagcatggaaattctatgaatgtaaagacaaatattgaattgctcaaagtaaatgttcaaagtaaagagaaaaggaggaacacggcgatgttttgccgaggtatcgaagagtcgccactccccactagtccttgttggagcacccacgcaagggtgtagctcccccttgatccacgcaaggatcaagtgctctctacggattgattctttgacactccgtcgtggtgaatcacccacaaccgctcacaacttgagttgggtcatccacaagctccgtcggatgatcaccaagctcacaatcaccaccaagccatctaggtgatggcgatcaccaagaataacaagcacgaactctcacttgaccatgacaagcctaatgagaagggtggatgcccactttgctactcttgatctcactaatgagggctctctttgggattctcaaatctcaatcacctcactaggacattgctcttcttggcactctcaaaggtgtttctcagctgttaaaatgagcaaaagtacccccacacatgaatgggggaagtatttataacatgagctaaaaaatgaactgttatgtgcctctgcggggtgattgGACGCTCTGGCcatattgaccgaacgctccagtcagttcaccctgaacttCAGTGAtcaagtagtgaccggacgctagacaacgtccggtcagcactgaccggatgcatccggtcgtgattttctctctctgaaaccttactggagtcgaccagacgctgggactcagtgtccggtcacttcacctctcagcgtctggtcacttccagatgactttactttgatcaaatgaactgaccgaactctatgccagcgtccggtcacaccgaagccagcgtccggacAGTATTTGACTCtctattcacttctaactctcgatcattcatgaatgaagtttgctccaatagatctaagggctattttggagctacctagtgctagatttagcaagtgtgcaccacacctaacttactagactcacctaggtcaagctacccatccatacccccttaatagtatggccaaagcaaaaacaaagtcctaaactactctaagtgtcttttcaacaccaaatgacacttagaactcgtccatccttaaccttgtcgttcatcctttgaaaactaaaatgatttccatcgtaggagcatgaccaccatgattgcccaatcgatctccattaccgtgacctaacttaattgcctctgcaaaacacacgttagtcatagtaatcacgtattgtcattaatcatcgaaacccaactaggggcctagatactttcaatctccctctttttggtgattgatgacaataccacctcgagtatgtgaaagagttgaggtttttaacatgtttggttcatataagcgtttgacaataagaacaaaagagttaggcaagcttatatgacccaagccaacataatgtactcaaaagatatgaaataagcatgagtacaagtaataaagctcatttgcatcggagtaaaacatggaagcaaagcaaatgagcatagcacaagtgatatgatatataaataattcaaagtagagagcacacatgtcatatatcacgatcacgtagatatcactatcacataaatatagtttgatgcataaaagtaaacacatgaatgcataatagtgtatcacacataaaactccaaatgtaatagaacactaagctccccctaagtcgccccctctaagtctaacatactcgatccctctccccatttggagtcaaacaccaaaatctaagggtcggtcggtggggctgtagTAGACGAGTCgggtgctgaggtacgaggagcgagctggaactgtgtgccatcatcatctaaccctgagctctgagctatctgaccctctagagctggaagcgatgctgaagtggCCTGGGTCAGATCAGGACTGGAGCGGccatagactgtgcaggtatcactaaagcaggtggctctgatgatgcaacagaagaagggggcatctctgtagtcctagtaataggtgcaactatagaaggacctaggacatgaaaatatggcggagtaggctgccctatcaactcactgaaagtcgctccTAGACTCATGGAGACTAAGGTATCTAGCACTATCAGCGAGGAAGTcagagccggtgtgaagcccttCTAAAGAGGTGTGAATTGTGGGGCTAACACTGGCGAggtaaaccactaggacacctgctctgtagatgaagcaaactatgctggtggccgtccctgactctgaagcccactaggctgtaatgctggagtcatagaagtggtggcagtctAACCAAGCTAGGgtaaaggctatggcggtgg harbors:
- the LOC136535537 gene encoding metal transporter Nramp2; this translates as MASRDLAASLLPGGGGGASTSHDEYEERAYDSDDKVSIAISDSDGEDDGAPASRPPFSWRKLWRFTGPGFLMCIAFLDPGNLEGDLQAGAAAGYQLLWLLMWATVMGALMQLLSARLGVATGKHLAELCREEYPTWATRALWAMTELALVGADIQEVIGSAIAIKILSGGTVPLWGGVVITALDCFIFLFLENYGVRKLEVFFAVLIATMAVSFAVMFGETKPSGKELLIGLVVPKLSSKTIKQAVGIVGCIIMPHNVFLHSALVQSRKIDTNKKSRVQEAVYYYNIESILALIVSFFINICVTTVFAKGFYGSKQADNIGLENAGQYLQEKYGTAFFPILYIWAIGLLASGQSSTITGTYAGQFVMGGFLNLRLKKWLRAMITRSFAIIPTMIVALFFDTEDPTMDILNEALNVLQSIQIPFALIPLITLVSKEQIMGSFVIGPITKVISWIVTVFLMLINGYLILSFYIADVRGALLRSSLCVVLIVYLAFIVYLVVRNTSLYSRLCSSMSKSS
- the LOC136535538 gene encoding uncharacterized protein, with translation MSPCGLNGVCDTNNMPVCSCLHGFTPKTPAAWALRDGRDGCVRSTPLYCRNGTDGFITVRHAKVPDTERERGGREPHAGAVPPGVPPPRRRKRDDRTRGGRRGLRDDGGCSCDLLLLVLVLRHDDDMHLGLGEAVRRRGRERAVSLCATRRARPYARPGVEVAALEELVDEDAVAVGGAVAQQAREVRVAHAAQHLQLAAELAVAGACVAVAGEALHGHRCAVEDVSSYCHGHRCAVGDVSSYCHGRFMATAAPSGM